One window of Gloeothece citriformis PCC 7424 genomic DNA carries:
- a CDS encoding DUF433 domain-containing protein yields the protein MNHELLKHITHNPDICHGKPCIRGLRYPVEFILELLSSSMTTEEILSDYKDLELEDIQAVLLFAARLSQIKSIHKIAFF from the coding sequence ATGAATCATGAACTCTTAAAACATATTACTCACAATCCTGATATTTGTCATGGCAAACCCTGTATTCGGGGCTTAAGGTATCCTGTTGAATTTATTCTAGAACTCCTCAGTTCGAGTATGACAACCGAAGAAATCTTAAGCGATTATAAAGATTTAGAACTAGAAGATATTCAAGCTGTTTTACTTTTTGCAGCCCGTTTGAGTCAGATTAAAAGTATTCATAAAATTGCTTTTTTCTAG
- a CDS encoding IS630 family transposase has protein sequence MPQIIEILLRHLGTGQPVRYWCEDESRLGLKTMTCRIITLKGVKPQGQVSWQRKSFYLYGLVEPVTGESFYWEFSRLDAQCFQKFLDVFSTTYSNELNLIQMDNGSFHKSLSLKWPDNIIPIFQPPHSPELNPIERLWEYIKAQLSWEQCTSLDELRQKLKQVLESISPDAIASLCGWDYITSALLSATS, from the coding sequence TTGCCACAGATAATTGAAATATTACTTCGTCATTTGGGGACAGGGCAGCCAGTAAGGTATTGGTGTGAGGATGAAAGTCGTTTAGGTTTAAAAACAATGACTTGCCGCATTATCACTCTCAAAGGAGTTAAACCTCAAGGTCAAGTTAGCTGGCAGCGAAAAAGTTTTTATTTATATGGTCTTGTTGAACCAGTAACTGGTGAAAGCTTTTATTGGGAATTTTCCCGTCTGGATGCTCAATGTTTTCAAAAATTTTTAGATGTTTTTTCTACAACTTATTCCAACGAGTTGAATCTAATTCAAATGGACAATGGTAGTTTTCACAAGTCTTTGTCATTGAAATGGCCTGATAATATTATCCCAATTTTTCAGCCACCTCATAGTCCTGAGCTTAATCCGATTGAACGTTTATGGGAATATATCAAAGCACAATTATCTTGGGAACAATGTACTTCTTTAGATGAATTAAGACAAAAATTAAAACAAGTTCTTGAGTCCATCTCGCCCGACGCGATCGCATCTCTTTGTGGATGGGATTACATTACCTCGGCATTATTAAGTGCAACTTCATAG
- a CDS encoding winged helix-turn-helix domain-containing protein, whose amino-acid sequence MQQWLNQEFRIVVAYKTVHKIVRYKLNAKLKVPRPSSIKAKPEAQEAFKKTCHR is encoded by the coding sequence ATTCAACAATGGCTTAATCAAGAGTTTAGAATTGTAGTTGCGTATAAAACTGTACATAAAATCGTGCGCTACAAGCTTAATGCCAAATTAAAAGTCCCTCGTCCTAGCAGCATAAAAGCTAAACCTGAAGCTCAAGAAGCTTTTAAAAAAACTTGCCACAGATAA